From Podospora bellae-mahoneyi strain CBS 112042 chromosome 5, whole genome shotgun sequence:
TCATCCCCAGCTCTAACCTGGCAAGCTTCTTTTGTGCAGAGTCGGCGGTGGGGTTCGTGGCGGCTTCGACCTCGGCGGCGTAAAGTAATGACTTCCAtgctggaggtggaggggaaaagTGCTGGGATTTGAACTGGGCGTAGAGGACTTTGGTAAAGcggatggagatgatgatgaggtcttTTGGGGGGAATAGTAAGGGGGTGGTTATTGAGGGGAATAATAGGGGcttgagggagacggggtcTCGGAGGTAGAAGGCTTCGGTGGCGGGGGCGATGGATTGGGGGCGGGAGTGGAGGATGTAGGCTAGTTTTCTTGGGATGGTGACGAGGgcatggtgggtggtgcagGAGATGGCTGAGGGGTATTTCTCGAGGCGGTAGAAGGATTCGGCTTCGATGAAgggggagtggaggagggatgagggCCTGGATGTAATGGTTGAGATGGCGGATGTCAGGGTGAGGTTCTTGTTGGGCTGTGTGTTGTCTAGGGGGATGATAAGGAGTTTGCCTTGGTGAATCCACACTCGGTTGGTGTCGTTTTCCGGACTGAGCCACTTGGGCAAGACTTTGGCTGCTTCGATTAGGAGAAACTCGCCATCGCTGTCAGAGACACGGACCCAAAGGTTGGGGAAGGATTTGGTGAGCTCCCGGAGGAGGTAGATAATGAGCCACTCGTCTTCCACATTGTCGCCGTAGTGGGTTGTTCCATGGAGATAGGACAGTCCGGAACCTAAAGGGGCAATCAGCTGGGATGGTCTCATTTACTTGATGCCAAGTACACACACACCTTTCTGGATTTTTGTCTCGAGCTTGAAGGGTTCTCGCTGCCATATGTAGTCTTTTGCCAGCTCCGTCAGCTTTTTATCAGCGGCCCTCTTAACGGCTTCCAAGCTGGGGAGATCATTGTCTGACTTTTCGCCAATGATGAATAGCATGTACTCGACACAGTCCTCGGGCAGCCTCATACGAAAACCATCGAACCCTTCGTCTCCAGGACGCAACTCTGGGGGGTTGGCCATATTGTTTATTTCCTGTCGTCCAAGTTCGTTTGCCGCTTCCGATGAGGACCTGTCAACCCAAACGCAGCTGCCAGCCGTTCGGTCTTGCTACTTTCCAGCTTTCCTTCCTGTGTGGGGGGTGGCTGCCTAAGGTACCTTACAGCACCAAACGGCCGTTCAAGTTCAAATTTTACCTATCTCTTTTCGATCTTCCAGTTTACTTCAACACTTCAACGCCTTCTTGTCGACCACGATAGTTACCTTACTGTTCTCATACCCAGCCTGGCAGTTGAACCTGAGATCCGATTCACTGTAAATGTGGGGTTTAGCGTCTGCACGGGCCGCCTGTCATCAGCTCTGGGCGGGAGTGGAGAAGAACAAGTCACTGGGTCTGGGGGGAAGTTCGCGCAAACGACGCGTCTCGAGGGGCCTTTTGCACtgcgccgccgcccacctACTCGCACCCACAAACAAGCTACGGTACCAGGCGCCGGCTGTCTGAGACCTTTTACCAGCACTTCCGATGTTCTCAAAATGCCGTCAAGGACAATCAATAACCTCGGTGCAGAGTCCTCGCGGAAGCGACACCACCGCGGCGAAGATGACGAGTCAGAGGAGCCTGTACGGCCTCGTTCGCATTTAAATGGAGAATCTGTAAGTGCTCCGGCTTCTTCTCACACATCTGGCAGTGCTTCCTTCTTCATTTACAATGTGCTAATCCTGACCCAGCGAAAACGTGCCCGGATTTCCGATGTGCGCGATGAAACGCGTGCAAACAACCCCGATGACGAAGGCGAGTATCAAAGAGCTGCCTCGCCTGACACCCCACCAAGAACGCAGTATGAGTTAATGCGCGATAATGGGTTCGAGCATTTGCGAACTGAGGCTGCCGATGACCAGAAGGCGACCCAGCGGCTACGGATGCGACCAAACCGTCTAGGAGAAAATGTGGTCGCAGAAAATGGCATTCTTGAGCAAGTCATATGCATCAACTTTATGTGTCACACGAGACTGAACTGCGAGCTTGGGCCCCTTCTCAACTTTGTTGTGGGCGAGAATGGCAGCGGAAAGAGCGCTGTTTTGACAGCAATCACCCTCTGCCTTGGTGGAAAGGCAAGCTCGACGAACCGCGGTGGTAGCCTGAAAAGTTTTGtcaaagaaggagaggataAGGCTATTTTGACTGTCAAGATTAAGAACCAGGGGCCTGATGCTTATCAGCACGATATTTACGGCGATTCCATCACCGTGGAGCGTTGGTTCAACAAAACTGGCGGGAGCGGCTTCAACCTGAAAACAGCCACCGGCTCTATTCactcgaagaagaaggaagaggttgaccaAATCGTGGAGTACTACGCCCTGCAGGTCGACAACCCACTGAACGTTCTATCTCAAGACAACGCCCGGCAATTCCTCAACGCCTCAAGCAAGGCGCAGAAGTACAAGTTCTTCATCGAGGGCGTCCAGCTACAGCAATTGGATAACGACTACAAGCTGACTGCTGAATATGTGAGCCAAATAGACACCAAGATACCAGATCAAGAACAGAAAATCGAGCTTCTCAAAGTGCAACGGGCAAACGCAGAACGCTTATTGGAGACTCTGGAGGGCGAGCGGTCATTACGCGACAAAATCAACACAATGCGCTTAAAGTTGGCCTGGTCACGTGTCGATACCTGTGAAAAGAGACTGGCGCAAAAGGAGGCGAATCTCGCCGAGATCTCTACCAAGTTGATTTCGGCTGAAGAAAAGTTCGGCTTGAAAAGTCGAGCGTTGGAGCAGGCGGATCAAGAGGTGGAAACCACCAAGGCGAAGCTCGAGAGGgcgaaggaagaggagccagAGCTGCAGGCCAAAGTTGAAGAGGCCAAGGCTCATAAGGAGGCCATGGTAGCAGACCTCATGAAGGTCCAGGCCGAGGAGCGAGAGGCTCACCAAAACTGGAAAGCCATGACTGACCAGGTCAAGGATTTCGAGAGAAAGATCGCGCAGGAAGAGAGGAGTCTGCAGGAGGCACATGGTGGTCTCCAAACcctgaagatgaaggagcgTGACGAGGCTCGGGCCAGGGTCCAGGAGCTCGAACAAAAAATCGATGACAACAAACAGCTGATTCCTCGGATCAAGAGCCAGATGAGTGATTCGGCAAGGGCCCTGAACCCCATCAAAGAGCGGGTtaccaagaagcaggaggagatccACAATCTCAAAAAGGAGATTGAGAAAACCCAGGCACAAATCGGTGTGCCGCTTGCTGCTTACCACAAGAATATGCCGAGGCTGTTAAAGGCCATTGACGGCGACAAGAGGTTCCAACAGAAACCCATCGGCCCGCTGGGTACCGTCGTGCATCTTCATAAACCGGAATGGGGAGCGATTTTGGAGTCTTATTttggcaacaacctcaacggTTTTGTCGTCTTCAGCAAAGCCGACATGAATGTTCTTGCAGACTTGATGAGGCGATGCGACATCGACAGCAACCGCAATCCCATCTTCGTGGGCCAGCGAAATGCCCTCAATCTGGCGGGAAAAGAGCCTGATGCGGACTTCGACACCATCCTGAGAGTACTCAAGATTGACAACCAAGCTGTTCGGGATACACTTGTTATCAACCACGCGATCGAGCAAGTGCTCTTGATTCATAAGCGCACAACGGCTCAGAgcgtgatgatggatggaacGGCACCGCCCCGCAATGTCAAGAGATGCATCACATTCCATGATTCCAAGAACGAGGGGCTAAGCATTGAAATGAAGCCGAGCGGCATATCAACAAGTCCGGTCAGGATTGGGACTCAGCCCAAGCGCCTGAAGACGGAATCTGCCTCTCAGATGGCCTTCTTGAAGGAGTCCCTGTCAAAATTGGAGTCGGAGCTCCAAGCTCTCCGAGTTGAATACAAACGTGTCCAGGATGAAAACTCCCACCACAAGACAGCCCTTGCCAAAGCGGAGAAAGAGGGGGCCGTTCTCGCACAGCAGCTGCGAGAGACCGAACTAGAGCTTGCGGAGATCGAAGTGGCTTTGGATGAGTGGGATGGGTCTGACGCCCGACTCCAAAGTCTGCGTGAGCAGCTGGCTCAAGCACTGGAGCAGAAAGCTCACCACGGTCAACAGGTGACTGGGCTTATTGTGGCCAAAGACCAGAAAAACGTacttgccgaggaggcttACAAGGCACTCAAAGCTCAGAAGCTGCAGCTCAAGGACTGCGAAGCCAGTGTGAATAAGGCAGAGGAAAAGGCCAAGTCTGCGGAGGCGCACCGGCATATTGTGCTTCGAGAAAAGCTCGACAGTGAAGACGCGTATAAGCAACTGAAGACAGAACAAAAGGAAGCGGAAGAAAGTAttgggagggaaaaggaTAGGATCGCGGAGAGAGAGGCGGAGGCCATTCAAGTGTGCCCAGAACGCGTGCATTTGCTAGACGGCGAGACGGAGAAGTCCGTCAATACACAGTACTTTGCTCTGCGGGCTCGATATGACAAAATGACCAGCAGACGCCAGTTGAACGAGCAGGAAGTTATTGAGCAAGCCGAAAAGGTTCGGAAGAAGTACGACGAAGCAGTCAATGGCCTCAACTCGATGGTGGAGTCAAGCGAACGTCTCAAGCATTCGTTGAGCCTACGTTTGGACAAGTGGCGCAAGTTCCAGCGGTACATCTCCGCCCAGTCGCGTGTGAACTTCATATATCTCCTCAGCGAACGCGGGTACCGAgggcagctgctgctggatcATAAGCGCAGGCTCCTGGACGTTCATGTGGAGCCCGACCACACCGAGAAACGTGCCAGTGGACGGAGTACCAAGACGTTATCCGGCGGAGAGAAATCCTTTTCTTCGATTTGTATGCTGTTGGCCATCTGGGAAGCCATGGGTTCGCCGCTGCGGTGCTTGGATGAGTTTGATGTGTTCATGGACAATGTGAACCGCGCTGTTAGCCAAAATATGCTGGTAAGCTCAGCCTGTTGTTCTAGGGATGTATATCTGTTGCTAACGTTATCTAGGTTGCCGCTGCTCGAAGGTCGGTCAACCGGCAATACATCTTCATCACACCCAACGCTATCGACCCAAAGATCGTCGCTGAAAAAGACGTAAAACTTATTCGACTCGTTGATCCACGCCAACAGCGACTCACCAGCATGCAAACAATATCATGAGGTCTTTATACCTGGTTGGTTTCATTGTACATATTTCTCGGCTTCATCATGTGTCAAGTGGGAGGAGTTATGGGTTAGGGAATGCTAGTATCGGAATTTGGGTGGGCTTTCTGTGGTGGATCAGGGGGCAGTTTGGCAATTCTCCATGTGCAGGGTGCTATGTCGAAAGACTCCTACAGGTTTGCTTGGTGCATATGGCGGAAAGGGATGATAATGATTGGAATTTTTGTGCAAATGGCATTGTCTTAGGGTCATTTCCACGCGTAGGTTTTACGGGTTCATTGGTTTTGAACACACAGTTAGTAGTGGTTGTATATCCAGTTATAATACAAACTCGTCTAATGACCAagtctctttctctttgACGACACCTTTTCTACTCATACATGTCCATCCCAACatcccaacatcatctttATATCCTAACCCCCTTGCTCCTCAACACATTGACCCCCGCGCTCGCCGTGAAGCCAACCCACTCCCCGACACTCCTAACCGCCccgcccagctcctcggcctcTTGAAGCCTCCTCCTGAGGAACCGCCTCGTCTCCTGGAACCCCTCGCTCTTGTCCGTCGTCATGAACAACTCGGCCGCGGCATAGATACCACTGAGGGCCGCCCGCTTGGTGTACCAGCTCGGATCAACACTTTTATCCCCGGCAAGATAGTAGATCTCATCTGCCAGCATGGCGAGCTCCCTGACGGCGACGGGGACCTGGAAAGGCTGGGCCATGACCGCGAGGGCCTGCTGCCAGTGCTGGATGATGGGCTCGTTTTGCTTTAGGCGCAGCCAAGTGAGGAGTTCGATTTTTTCCGAGACGGAGAGGCCGGAGAGGAGGTCGCTGTGCtggctggcgagggaggggagggtggtgcggGTGGTGTAGAGGTGGAAGTGGATCAGGCGGgcgacgggggaggggccgaggaaggagggggagatgtcgaggagggagaggtcgcgggcggcgagggtgagggaggggagggtgaaccCGTGGGTGGGGATGTGGGAGGTtagggcggtggtgagaagggtTGTTTCGGCTTGGGTGAaggggctggggggaggggggtgggtggtggagtggtaggttcttcttgtttggaggggttgcggtggtggtgttgttgatggttgggttttgggggttgattTGGATTTGGTTCGGGGAGtcgaggggagggtggtgatgggtcGGGAGGTGACGGCGGAGAGTCTTCCGGGGAAGGATCGGGTGGCCggccgggtggtggtggtggggaggaggaggatgcgccGGGCTGCGCCGGAGCAGTTGACGGCTGCCGGGGAGGCCATTGTTTGGTGCTTTTTTCCCTATCAGACCTCGAACTGTATAGGTCAGAAAGTTGCGGTTCGTATGGCCCGTATGGGGTTCCtgtggtgatgtgatgggTCGCAAGGCGCTGTCAACTGCGATATCATATCAtgattggtggtggtcaaagCTTGGTGCCTGCAACTGAGACTTTACTGTATCAAGTTAGCTTAGGGAATACAAAGGTGGTTCTTGACATGTTCTGCCCCACTTTGAGCCCAACCTGGCAGATCATGGTCTtgcttcaccaaccccaacccttgGAATTTTGGGACATTGATTCGGTTGATGTCGATAGAATTAAAACCTTACCAAGATATTCTCAACGACGTACATCTTGACAGACAGAGCCACCATTCGGGCGGTTGTGTTTGTATACACAGGCCCAGGTTACTCGTGAAACCATCGAAGATCAGAAGATCAGCGAGAGGGTCCCTGAACAACATGGCAGGTGTCGGCCGGGCGTGAACGATACAAGGGGTATAGCACGCATGAAACCAGGAAACTAATGCAAGGCCTCGCGGAGTCCAGCTCGACACCGATCTCAGCACCAACTGGAACGACCTTAAAGGCCTCTGAAGAAGCCAAGAGAAAGGGTTACCGTGCCGAAATTCCAACTGATCAATCACAGAGGCATTCGCACCGTGTTGTTACCACCGCGGAGACTCTCACACGACTCATccacttttctttttctctgctTGCGACAGCTTTCAAGAAGCCCCATTCATTACCACAACTTATCGAGTCATGAAGATTGTCGGGTCAGGTGCGACATGGGGCTTTCCAACCTGCGCCCAATCGACGTCCATGATGCTGCCGTCTGCTGTACCAGCCCTCCGCCTATGCTTTGCGGGGCCGCCCAGTTACAAGCCCGCAGATACGGGATCTTCTCTAGAAGAGCCATATGCCGTGACCTGACATTAGGCGATTTCCCTTCGGTGAGCTATGCTGTCATGCTGCCGTGCTGCCAGGTAGGTGACGGGCTGGCCGCCATCGAGAGAGTCTTGTGCGATTGAGTGACATATCGCTCAAAGAGATCGTCTTTTCGTGCCTAGAAATCAACCTCAACCGCATTCGGGTCAGTCTCCGCCGGATCAAGTCCCCGGGCCGctccactccccctcctccgctgccgaaggaggagcttgggagTGGTCCAGACCCGTTCTTCTGCTTGAGACTCTCAACTTGTCACCTGCAAATCGGCCTTCCACCATGGTACTGTTGCATACACATTTATTAGCCGACTCACCGGTTTCATGCACTGCTGGTTCCTCGGACGGCAGCACACCACTGGTCCCCAACCTGCGGTGTTGGCAGTGGGTCATGGTCGTTTTTGGAGACGTCAGAGGCAGCTGCTCGACTGAGCAGAGCGCCTATAGTTGTCGAGCCGCTCCGAATTCTGACATGCCTGACAGTGCCGGCCTTTCAAAAAAGGGCATAAAATTGCTCTGGATGCCCATGGCTGACGGCGTGCTTGAAGAAGGCCATACAGCATCAGGATTGGGTAGCTCAGTCCGCATCGTGCTGCATTTTTCATCTGCCGTGTGACCATTGACCCAAGAGTTTTTTTGGTGTGAAGTGAATGGCAACCGTCAAGGTTAACAGCGGCTTCCCCAGCGCGGCACATGGTTCGTAAGGCAGACCAATATCAGGGATATATATCGTACTTCTtatgtcgtcttcgtcgtgGTTCGCTTGGCTCGCCCATCGTACTTGGTGCCTCCCACAGGCAGAAAAAtagatggcggggttggctCCTTGCCTCGGTTTGGTTGGCATATGTACGTTGGCATGGAAATTTTTTATCCATCACACCATGTTGACTTCTAGTTGTCACTGTGCAGATCTCGAGTGTCCTGTCATACTGGCCCCATGTTCCACAGCACGACAAGTGATCGACTCGGCGATGAAGGACCCAGCCTTACCCGGGACAACCGCCTCGGTGTCATCGTGGCATCAGCCCAATTGACCACAAGATGGCGGATGTGCTGAAGGGAAAGGGCGGCATCATGTAGAGAGAGGCACGAGTGCAGCCGCCAGCTTCTACGAATGACATCGCCCAGCTCAGTCTGTGGACAGTGATCTGAGACGTCCATAGAAAACTTCTTATCTGACATGGAAT
This genomic window contains:
- the smc6 gene encoding Structural maintenance of chromosomes protein 6 (BUSCO:EOG092608RH; COG:L; EggNog:ENOG503NXHE), whose protein sequence is MPSRTINNLGAESSRKRHHRGEDDESEEPVRPRSHLNGESRKRARISDVRDETRANNPDDEGEYQRAASPDTPPRTQYELMRDNGFEHLRTEAADDQKATQRLRMRPNRLGENVVAENGILEQVICINFMCHTRLNCELGPLLNFVVGENGSGKSAVLTAITLCLGGKASSTNRGGSLKSFVKEGEDKAILTVKIKNQGPDAYQHDIYGDSITVERWFNKTGGSGFNLKTATGSIHSKKKEEVDQIVEYYALQVDNPLNVLSQDNARQFLNASSKAQKYKFFIEGVQLQQLDNDYKLTAEYVSQIDTKIPDQEQKIELLKVQRANAERLLETLEGERSLRDKINTMRLKLAWSRVDTCEKRLAQKEANLAEISTKLISAEEKFGLKSRALEQADQEVETTKAKLERAKEEEPELQAKVEEAKAHKEAMVADLMKVQAEEREAHQNWKAMTDQVKDFERKIAQEERSLQEAHGGLQTLKMKERDEARARVQELEQKIDDNKQLIPRIKSQMSDSARALNPIKERVTKKQEEIHNLKKEIEKTQAQIGVPLAAYHKNMPRLLKAIDGDKRFQQKPIGPLGTVVHLHKPEWGAILESYFGNNLNGFVVFSKADMNVLADLMRRCDIDSNRNPIFVGQRNALNLAGKEPDADFDTILRVLKIDNQAVRDTLVINHAIEQVLLIHKRTTAQSVMMDGTAPPRNVKRCITFHDSKNEGLSIEMKPSGISTSPVRIGTQPKRLKTESASQMAFLKESLSKLESELQALRVEYKRVQDENSHHKTALAKAEKEGAVLAQQLRETELELAEIEVALDEWDGSDARLQSLREQLAQALEQKAHHGQQVTGLIVAKDQKNVLAEEAYKALKAQKLQLKDCEASVNKAEEKAKSAEAHRHIVLREKLDSEDAYKQLKTEQKEAEESIGREKDRIAEREAEAIQVCPERVHLLDGETEKSVNTQYFALRARYDKMTSRRQLNEQEVIEQAEKVRKKYDEAVNGLNSMVESSERLKHSLSLRLDKWRKFQRYISAQSRVNFIYLLSERGYRGQLLLDHKRRLLDVHVEPDHTEKRASGRSTKTLSGGEKSFSSICMLLAIWEAMGSPLRCLDEFDVFMDNVNRAVSQNMLVAAARRSVNRQYIFITPNAIDPKIVAEKDVKLIRLVDPRQQRLTSMQTIS
- the COQ9 gene encoding Ubiquinone biosynthesis protein coq9, mitochondrial (COG:S; EggNog:ENOG503P1VM); this encodes MVALSVKMYVVENILGKKHQTMASPAAVNCSGAARRILLLPTTTTRPATRSFPGRLSAVTSRPITTLPSTPRTKSKSTPKTQPSTTPPPQPLQTRRTYHSTTHPPPPSPFTQAETTLLTTALTSHIPTHGFTLPSLTLAARDLSLLDISPSFLGPSPVARLIHFHLYTTRTTLPSLASQHSDLLSGLSVSEKIELLTWLRLKQNEPIIQHWQQALAVMAQPFQVPVAVRELAMLADEIYYLAGDKSVDPSWYTKRAALSGIYAAAELFMTTDKSEGFQETRRFLRRRLQEAEELGGAVRSVGEWVGFTASAGVNVLRSKGVRI